A portion of the Edaphobacter bradus genome contains these proteins:
- a CDS encoding DUF1569 domain-containing protein, producing the protein MKSLASAEVLSEMRGRLLRLRAEDRALWGKMTASQMARHLVCSCQMALGDRTMEAQKVPAPVVVKWVALRSGLRWPKNLATTPELARALEEPSEGTFDELVCEAIKTMEAVASGTHLAPRHPMFGTMSATDWMRWGYLHADHHLRQFGR; encoded by the coding sequence ATGAAGAGCCTTGCTTCTGCTGAGGTGCTGTCGGAGATGAGAGGGCGGTTGCTTCGGCTCAGGGCAGAGGACAGGGCGCTGTGGGGGAAGATGACAGCGTCACAGATGGCGCGGCATCTGGTTTGTTCGTGCCAGATGGCTTTGGGGGATCGGACTATGGAGGCGCAGAAGGTGCCGGCGCCGGTGGTGGTGAAGTGGGTCGCGCTTCGCTCGGGCCTGCGCTGGCCAAAGAATTTAGCGACGACTCCAGAGCTGGCGCGCGCGCTGGAAGAGCCTTCAGAGGGTACATTTGATGAGCTGGTGTGCGAGGCGATCAAAACGATGGAGGCTGTGGCGAGCGGAACGCACCTGGCTCCGCGTCATCCGATGTTCGGGACGATGAGTGCGACTGATTGGATGCGGTGGGGATATCTGCATGCGGATCATCATCTGCGGCAGTTCGGCCGGTAG
- a CDS encoding GNAT family N-acetyltransferase encodes MQIRKAELSDARAIHRLIDSFTYDGTLLHRSYLEICENIHTFTIVETEAKQFIGCAALHVYGSHLAEIRSIVVRPGTAGHGAGSLLVQSLLHQAEQAGTKCVCLFTRIPSFFERFHFHVAEHRLLRDKVWKDCLHCSRRNACDETAMAIGELPPLHDSPSTTPIHPQQGGLVQLQL; translated from the coding sequence ATGCAAATCCGCAAAGCAGAGCTGAGCGACGCCAGGGCTATCCATCGACTCATCGATAGTTTCACCTACGACGGCACTCTTCTTCACCGCTCATACCTGGAGATCTGCGAAAACATCCACACCTTCACCATCGTCGAAACAGAAGCGAAGCAGTTCATCGGCTGCGCCGCGCTCCACGTCTATGGTTCGCATCTCGCCGAGATACGCTCCATCGTTGTCCGCCCAGGCACAGCAGGGCACGGAGCAGGCAGCCTGCTCGTCCAATCACTCCTCCATCAAGCTGAGCAGGCCGGCACCAAATGCGTCTGTCTCTTCACGCGCATCCCATCCTTCTTCGAACGCTTCCACTTCCACGTGGCCGAACACCGGTTGCTCCGCGACAAAGTATGGAAAGACTGTCTGCATTGCTCAAGACGTAACGCCTGCGACGAAACCGCCATGGCCATTGGAGAGTTGCCCCCACTTCACGACTCTCCTTCAACCACACCCATCCATCCGCAACAAGGAGGCCTCGTGCAGTTACAACTTTGA
- a CDS encoding catalase family peroxidase, translating to MPLPSDEKLIALSNDLIKQFDAIFGLNPGFRPAHAKGVMVTGTFTPSADAASLTRAPHMTRSSTPVTVRFSNSTGVPLIPDNDPNANPRGLAVRFNLAEHVHTDIVSHSTDGFPTRTGQEFLEFLRALAASDPTNLAGSPLEAFLGSHPAALAFVQAPKPTPSSFARETYYGVTAMKFTNKDGVSGFGRYRILPEAGNDYLGDGAVAGKSADFLFDELAERIAKGPVKYRLLVQIANDGDVVNDATIHWPEGRKLLELGAIALTKMVAENPHEQKHIIFDPIPRVDGIDASDDPLLELRAAVYLISGRRRRAAPEAM from the coding sequence ATGCCTCTGCCAAGCGACGAGAAGCTGATTGCGCTCAGCAACGATTTGATCAAGCAGTTTGATGCGATCTTTGGGTTGAATCCGGGCTTCCGGCCGGCCCATGCGAAGGGCGTGATGGTGACGGGGACCTTTACTCCGTCGGCGGATGCGGCTTCGCTTACGCGTGCGCCGCATATGACACGCTCGTCGACGCCGGTGACGGTAAGGTTCTCGAACTCGACGGGAGTTCCGTTGATCCCGGACAACGACCCGAATGCGAATCCGCGAGGGCTGGCCGTGCGATTCAACCTGGCGGAGCATGTGCACACGGACATCGTGAGCCATTCGACGGATGGGTTTCCGACGCGGACGGGACAGGAGTTTCTGGAGTTCTTGAGGGCGCTGGCGGCGAGCGATCCGACGAACCTGGCAGGCTCGCCTCTGGAGGCGTTTCTGGGCTCGCATCCGGCGGCGCTGGCGTTCGTGCAGGCACCGAAGCCGACGCCTTCGAGTTTTGCGCGGGAGACGTACTACGGCGTGACCGCGATGAAGTTTACGAACAAGGATGGCGTAAGCGGGTTTGGGCGCTACCGGATACTTCCCGAGGCAGGGAACGATTATCTGGGTGACGGGGCTGTGGCTGGTAAGAGCGCGGACTTCCTCTTTGATGAACTGGCGGAGAGAATCGCGAAGGGGCCGGTGAAGTATCGCCTGCTGGTTCAGATTGCAAACGATGGCGATGTTGTAAACGACGCTACGATCCATTGGCCTGAGGGGCGGAAGCTGCTTGAGTTAGGCGCGATCGCTCTAACGAAGATGGTTGCGGAGAATCCCCACGAGCAGAAGCACATCATCTTCGATCCGATTCCGCGAGTGGATGGGATTGATGCGTCGGATGATCCTCTGCTGGAGTTGCGGGCGGCCGTTTATCTGATCAGCGGACGGCGCCGGCGAGCTGCTCCGGAGGCGATGTGA
- a CDS encoding SRPBCC family protein translates to MVRLEEVTVIGAPLERCFDLARSVEVHVKGNRHWGEQAVALSGVTSGLVGLGERVTWQARHFGVRQTLISEITAMDAPRFFQDTMIRGAFKSMQHDHHFRTLADGATEMRDVFCFAAPLGVLGRVAEVLLLRQYMTTLLRERNAVVKQVAESNEWRKYLLDAS, encoded by the coding sequence ATGGTGAGACTGGAAGAGGTGACGGTGATCGGGGCTCCGCTGGAGCGGTGCTTCGATCTGGCGCGGAGCGTTGAGGTTCACGTCAAAGGGAACAGGCATTGGGGTGAGCAGGCGGTGGCTCTGAGTGGAGTCACGTCGGGCCTCGTTGGGCTGGGAGAGCGAGTGACGTGGCAGGCGCGGCATTTTGGGGTTCGTCAGACGCTGATCAGCGAGATTACGGCGATGGATGCACCGCGATTTTTTCAGGACACTATGATCCGCGGTGCGTTCAAGTCGATGCAGCACGATCATCACTTCCGGACGCTGGCGGATGGAGCGACGGAGATGAGGGATGTGTTCTGCTTTGCGGCTCCACTGGGTGTTCTGGGGCGCGTGGCGGAGGTGTTGCTGCTGAGGCAATATATGACGACGCTGCTGCGTGAGCGGAACGCCGTGGTGAAGCAGGTGGCGGAGTCGAATGAGTGGCGGAAGTATCTGCTGGATGCCTCCTGA
- a CDS encoding glycine--tRNA ligase subunit alpha — protein sequence MQATSEKKQALTFQELLFRLQRFWAEQGCVLQQPYDVEVGAGTMSPDTFLRVLGPKPVRIAYAQPSRRPADGRYGENPNRLFRHTQLQVILKPPPERIQEIYLESLQAIGIDLREHDIKFEEDNWEWPVGGAWGVGWQVMLDGLEITQFTYFQQCGGMDLDPICGEITYGLERIAGFLQDVDSIYDIVWAVEPDTGRKVTYGEMRLAEEEQFSAYSFDYADVKKLWEHLGLYEAECLKLLDKAKGFEDMDALTLKRFPVLGAYELALKCSHVFNLLDARGAISVTERVGVMARIRALVIGVAKAYAAQGELLAAETKEVVAG from the coding sequence ATGCAGGCGACGAGTGAGAAGAAGCAGGCGCTGACGTTTCAGGAGCTTTTGTTCAGGCTGCAGCGGTTTTGGGCGGAGCAGGGATGTGTGCTGCAGCAGCCGTACGACGTGGAGGTGGGCGCCGGGACCATGTCGCCGGATACGTTTCTGCGTGTGCTGGGGCCGAAGCCGGTGCGGATCGCGTATGCGCAGCCATCGCGGCGGCCGGCGGATGGGCGGTATGGGGAGAATCCCAATCGGCTGTTTCGGCATACGCAGCTGCAGGTGATTCTGAAGCCTCCACCGGAGAGAATTCAAGAGATCTATCTTGAGTCGCTGCAGGCGATTGGGATTGACCTGCGCGAGCATGACATCAAGTTTGAAGAGGACAACTGGGAGTGGCCGGTGGGCGGCGCGTGGGGCGTCGGCTGGCAGGTGATGCTGGACGGGTTGGAGATTACGCAGTTCACGTACTTCCAGCAGTGCGGCGGCATGGACCTGGACCCAATCTGCGGTGAGATTACGTATGGGCTGGAGAGGATTGCCGGCTTCCTGCAGGATGTGGATTCGATCTACGACATCGTGTGGGCGGTGGAGCCGGACACGGGCCGGAAGGTGACGTATGGCGAGATGCGGCTGGCCGAGGAGGAACAATTTTCGGCATACAGCTTCGACTATGCGGATGTGAAGAAACTCTGGGAGCACCTCGGCCTGTATGAGGCGGAGTGCTTGAAACTGCTCGACAAGGCGAAGGGCTTCGAGGACATGGATGCCTTGACGCTGAAGCGGTTTCCGGTACTGGGAGCCTATGAGCTGGCGCTGAAGTGCTCGCATGTTTTCAACCTGCTGGATGCTCGCGGCGCGATCTCGGTGACGGAGCGCGTGGGTGTTATGGCGCGGATCCGGGCGCTTGTGATCGGCGTGGCGAAGGCGTACGCGGCGCAGGGTGAGTTGCTGGCGGCAGAGACGAAGGAAGTGGTAGCTGGTTAG
- the glyS gene encoding glycine--tRNA ligase subunit beta, with protein sequence MVDFLFEIGLEEIPARMIAGAQAELERRVVALLERERLMAAGTTAKSLAAKSFSTPRRLAVLVAGVAERQEDVSEEAVGPSVKVAFKDGAPTPAAAAFARKAGVEVAALKTVTTPKGEYLAATTVKQGRAAAAVISEELPKELAGIYWAKNMYWRPGKPERFVRPVRWMVALLGGEVVPVSFGGKTAGSVTYGHRVLFGEEAIALKVPGEYEAALLRGFVIADVEARRHKIRKALDAAARTIEGVRWREDHELVDALTHLTEWASPESAIAGGFDREYLDLPEEVLVTVMRDHQKYLAVEDKDSKLAPHFLAVLNTEADAAGLAVIRHGNERVLKARFNDARFFWEFDQRVSLKERVGLLEHVTFQKDLGSYAKKSARVRELALGLAELLVERGGGVNAVALDEAAKLAKTDLTSDLVKEFTELQGIVGGLYARAQGLSEATAAAIYDQYKPESMEDAVPRTVEGCLLAIADKADTIAGMFGLGMEPTGSKDPFALRRGANGIVKILAESAVSLPLTLDEVARRATAEERVAERVRAFLVERLEFYLRETRGQAYDVVKAVLAAGADDVHDALARAEAVTSERGSADFEAVSAAFKRMKNILAQAEEKGIAAGERVDAALLKEPTEKALAERSRELAGQVKSLRAEKNYRAALEAIATLRPQVDAFFDSVMVMAPEENVRANRLALLERVLGDFSGIADFSEIVAAG encoded by the coding sequence ATGGTGGATTTTCTTTTTGAGATTGGGTTGGAGGAGATTCCGGCGCGGATGATTGCCGGGGCGCAGGCGGAGCTGGAGCGGCGTGTTGTGGCGCTGCTGGAGCGGGAACGGCTGATGGCTGCTGGTACGACTGCGAAGAGTTTGGCGGCGAAGAGTTTTTCGACTCCGAGGCGGTTGGCTGTGTTGGTTGCCGGTGTGGCTGAGCGGCAGGAGGATGTGAGCGAGGAGGCCGTGGGGCCTTCGGTGAAGGTGGCGTTCAAGGATGGCGCTCCGACTCCGGCGGCGGCGGCGTTTGCGAGGAAGGCGGGCGTGGAGGTTGCCGCGCTGAAGACCGTGACGACACCGAAGGGCGAGTATCTGGCGGCGACGACGGTGAAGCAGGGGCGCGCGGCTGCGGCGGTGATCTCCGAAGAGTTGCCGAAGGAGCTGGCGGGGATCTACTGGGCGAAGAACATGTACTGGCGTCCAGGCAAGCCGGAGCGGTTTGTGCGGCCGGTGCGGTGGATGGTCGCGCTGCTGGGCGGCGAGGTTGTGCCGGTGAGCTTTGGCGGCAAGACGGCGGGCTCGGTGACGTATGGGCATCGCGTGCTGTTTGGCGAAGAGGCGATTGCGCTGAAGGTACCCGGGGAGTATGAAGCGGCGCTGCTGCGTGGGTTTGTGATTGCCGATGTGGAGGCGCGGCGGCACAAGATTCGCAAGGCGCTGGATGCGGCAGCAAGGACGATCGAGGGAGTGCGGTGGCGTGAGGACCACGAGCTTGTGGATGCGCTGACGCACCTGACGGAGTGGGCATCGCCCGAGTCGGCGATTGCGGGTGGATTTGACCGGGAGTATCTGGACCTGCCGGAGGAGGTTCTGGTGACGGTGATGCGCGATCACCAGAAGTACCTGGCGGTGGAAGATAAGGACAGCAAGCTAGCCCCGCACTTTCTGGCGGTGTTAAATACTGAGGCTGATGCAGCTGGGTTAGCGGTGATTCGGCATGGAAATGAGCGGGTGCTGAAGGCGCGGTTCAACGATGCGCGGTTCTTCTGGGAGTTCGATCAGCGGGTGTCGCTGAAGGAGCGGGTGGGGCTGCTGGAGCATGTGACGTTCCAGAAAGATCTGGGCAGCTATGCGAAGAAGTCGGCGCGGGTGCGAGAGCTGGCGCTGGGCCTGGCGGAGCTGCTGGTGGAGCGAGGCGGCGGCGTAAACGCTGTTGCGCTGGATGAGGCCGCGAAGCTGGCGAAGACCGATCTGACGAGCGATCTGGTGAAGGAGTTTACGGAGCTGCAAGGGATCGTCGGCGGACTGTATGCGCGGGCTCAGGGCTTGAGCGAGGCGACGGCGGCGGCGATCTATGACCAGTACAAGCCGGAGTCGATGGAGGACGCGGTTCCGCGGACGGTTGAAGGCTGCTTGCTCGCGATCGCGGACAAGGCGGACACGATCGCCGGGATGTTCGGGCTGGGGATGGAGCCGACGGGTTCGAAGGACCCGTTTGCCTTGCGGCGTGGGGCGAATGGGATTGTGAAGATCCTGGCGGAGAGTGCGGTGTCGCTGCCGTTGACGCTGGACGAGGTCGCGCGTCGGGCGACAGCGGAAGAGCGCGTAGCGGAGCGGGTGCGGGCGTTCCTTGTGGAGCGGCTGGAGTTCTATCTGCGCGAGACAAGGGGGCAGGCGTACGACGTTGTGAAGGCCGTGCTGGCTGCTGGCGCGGACGATGTTCACGATGCTCTTGCGAGGGCCGAGGCTGTGACGTCGGAGCGTGGCTCGGCTGATTTTGAGGCGGTGAGCGCGGCGTTCAAGCGAATGAAGAACATTCTGGCTCAGGCGGAGGAGAAGGGCATTGCCGCGGGCGAGCGTGTGGATGCCGCGTTGCTGAAGGAGCCTACCGAGAAGGCGCTGGCGGAGCGTTCGAGGGAGCTTGCCGGGCAGGTGAAGTCGCTGCGCGCGGAGAAGAACTACAGGGCCGCGCTGGAGGCGATTGCCACGCTGCGGCCGCAGGTGGACGCGTTCTTCGATTCGGTGATGGTGATGGCTCCAGAGGAGAATGTGCGGGCGAACCGGCTGGCATTGCTGGAGCGGGTGCTTGGGGATTTCTCGGGGATTGCGGATTTTTCGGAGATCGTGGCCGCGGGGTAG
- a CDS encoding glycosyltransferase family 87 protein: MFLTKKRLRLYLGGLLILQVFTCLGCLPFLRGGFIDLRTFYTAGYMVRTEDAAHLYDYKTEQRLQSSLVAPDERALPMMSPAYTAILFTPLSLVRYRIAYLIFLAVNLLLLALAIATMRPHLDSLAGRWKPLPTLLFLSFLPAGIAWMMGQISFVLLLIYCLCYIALQNERPFIAGLFLSFALMKFQIALPVAFLFLAWRQWQFFVGFLVGTAGLTALSARVIGLANFIPYLRSLFFMSSTISASPYEQLKYSILPQRMPNLYGLFFSLSGGAHWGQILTILASILLLVWAIFQRPSLPFALLVGMLVSYHFYLYDLTLLLLPLCLIANRYIREDTDDSYPESSPLTRTGLVKWRRLCAAYSTAFLLIAPIERFLIASDLIYLLAIPVATLALTQAEWTSPRSGKPQASAEPPLAQLAQS; encoded by the coding sequence ATGTTCCTTACCAAGAAGCGTCTGAGACTCTACCTCGGTGGCCTGCTCATCCTGCAGGTCTTTACCTGTCTCGGCTGCCTTCCCTTTCTGCGTGGCGGCTTTATCGACCTACGCACCTTCTATACCGCGGGCTACATGGTCCGTACTGAGGACGCGGCGCACCTCTACGATTACAAGACAGAACAGCGTCTCCAGAGCAGCCTGGTCGCACCCGACGAAAGGGCGCTACCGATGATGTCCCCTGCTTACACCGCGATCCTCTTCACCCCACTCTCGTTAGTGCGTTACCGGATCGCCTATCTGATATTTCTGGCCGTCAACCTTCTTCTGCTCGCTCTTGCAATCGCCACGATGCGCCCGCATCTCGACTCACTGGCCGGCCGCTGGAAGCCACTTCCCACCCTCCTCTTCCTCTCCTTTTTGCCGGCCGGCATTGCATGGATGATGGGCCAGATCTCCTTCGTCCTGCTGCTCATCTACTGCCTCTGCTATATCGCGCTGCAAAACGAAAGGCCGTTTATCGCGGGCCTGTTCCTCTCATTCGCGCTCATGAAGTTCCAGATCGCACTGCCGGTCGCATTCCTCTTCCTTGCCTGGAGACAGTGGCAGTTCTTCGTAGGCTTCCTCGTCGGTACCGCGGGGCTAACGGCACTCTCCGCGCGCGTCATCGGCCTGGCCAATTTCATACCGTACCTGCGCTCCCTGTTCTTCATGTCGAGCACCATCTCCGCCAGTCCCTATGAACAGCTCAAATACTCGATTCTCCCCCAGCGTATGCCGAACCTCTACGGGCTCTTCTTTTCCCTCTCCGGCGGGGCGCACTGGGGACAGATCCTGACCATTTTGGCCTCCATTCTTCTCCTCGTCTGGGCCATCTTTCAGCGGCCTTCGCTCCCCTTTGCGCTACTCGTCGGCATGCTGGTCAGCTATCACTTCTATCTCTACGATCTGACCCTTCTTCTCCTGCCACTGTGTCTGATTGCGAATCGATATATCCGCGAAGATACCGATGATTCTTACCCCGAATCGAGTCCTCTCACCCGGACCGGACTGGTCAAATGGCGAAGGCTGTGCGCAGCGTACTCTACCGCCTTCCTTCTCATCGCTCCGATAGAGAGATTCCTGATCGCCTCTGACCTCATCTATCTCCTCGCGATTCCCGTCGCAACCCTCGCCCTCACTCAGGCCGAGTGGACAAGCCCTCGCAGCGGCAAGCCGCAAGCCTCCGCTGAGCCGCCCCTGGCGCAGCTCGCTCAATCCTGA
- the recO gene encoding DNA repair protein RecO, whose protein sequence is MIQHIGEAIVLRTWPFEEADLLVSLFTREQGRVKGVARHAMKSRRRFGGALEPMTYVRARYSEKRGQELVRLDAFEILISPLAKPVDYMRTAALQFVAEVLEEALPDQAPEDAVFRLAVAVMEEMQVGRAWMPVTYFALWMNRLMGWMPELGHCGVCGLDLKSGAVWYSAAADGVTCEDDRRAGSVALAAGAVEEARRMFRVTVGELAKEDWPRGRAADLRRFAVELLERHLERRLRSARALGRA, encoded by the coding sequence ATGATTCAGCACATTGGAGAAGCGATCGTTTTGCGGACGTGGCCCTTTGAGGAGGCCGACCTGCTAGTGAGCCTTTTCACGCGCGAGCAGGGGAGGGTGAAGGGCGTGGCGCGTCATGCGATGAAGTCGCGGCGTCGGTTTGGCGGAGCGCTGGAGCCGATGACGTATGTCCGGGCGCGGTATTCGGAGAAGCGCGGGCAGGAACTGGTGCGGCTGGATGCGTTCGAGATTTTGATCTCGCCGCTGGCAAAGCCGGTGGACTATATGCGGACGGCGGCGCTGCAGTTTGTGGCTGAGGTGCTGGAGGAGGCGCTGCCGGACCAGGCCCCGGAGGACGCGGTGTTTCGGCTGGCGGTGGCGGTGATGGAGGAGATGCAAGTGGGCAGGGCGTGGATGCCGGTGACGTATTTCGCGCTGTGGATGAACCGGTTGATGGGGTGGATGCCGGAGCTGGGACACTGTGGGGTGTGCGGACTTGATCTGAAGAGCGGTGCGGTGTGGTATTCGGCGGCTGCGGATGGAGTGACATGCGAGGACGACAGGCGGGCGGGGAGCGTGGCGTTGGCGGCGGGCGCAGTTGAGGAGGCACGGAGGATGTTCCGGGTGACGGTTGGGGAGCTGGCGAAGGAGGATTGGCCGAGGGGGCGAGCGGCTGATCTGCGGAGGTTCGCGGTGGAGTTGCTCGAGAGGCATCTGGAACGACGGCTGCGTAGCGCGCGGGCGTTGGGGCGAGCGTGA
- a CDS encoding TIGR01777 family oxidoreductase, with protein sequence MRIVIPGGSGQVGQILARHFHAQGHAVTVLSRRVTEAPWRVVAWDGRTRGAWVSALEGSDVCINLAGRSVNCRYTEANRREIHDSRALSTRLLNEVIGSLEAPPPVWLNASTATIYRHALDRPMDETTGELGGGEPGAPDTWRFSIEVAKGWEEAFFAIATPRTRKVALRSAMTFSPDRGGVFDVFLGLVRHGLGGAMGAGTQYVSWIHEFDFVRAVELLIADASLSGVVNLTAPNPLQNREFMRALREAWGTGVGLPAAWWMIEIGTRAMRTESELVLKSRRVVPGRLLAAGFRFEFDEWPAAARELVARWRESRGRISSNAAGGR encoded by the coding sequence ATGCGAATTGTGATTCCGGGCGGCAGTGGGCAAGTAGGGCAGATCCTGGCGCGGCACTTTCATGCGCAGGGGCATGCGGTGACGGTGTTGAGCCGGAGGGTGACGGAGGCTCCGTGGCGAGTGGTGGCGTGGGATGGACGGACGCGAGGCGCGTGGGTCTCGGCGCTGGAGGGGAGCGACGTCTGCATCAACCTGGCTGGGCGCAGCGTGAATTGCAGGTATACGGAAGCGAACCGGAGAGAGATTCATGACTCGCGTGCGCTGTCGACGCGGCTGCTGAATGAGGTGATCGGCTCGCTGGAGGCTCCGCCGCCGGTGTGGCTGAATGCAAGCACGGCGACGATCTATCGGCACGCGCTGGATCGACCGATGGATGAGACCACAGGAGAGCTGGGCGGAGGGGAACCGGGCGCTCCGGATACGTGGCGGTTTTCGATCGAGGTGGCGAAGGGCTGGGAGGAAGCGTTCTTTGCGATAGCAACGCCGCGGACGCGGAAGGTGGCACTGCGGAGCGCTATGACGTTCAGCCCGGATCGCGGGGGAGTGTTTGACGTCTTCCTGGGGCTGGTGCGGCATGGATTGGGAGGCGCGATGGGCGCGGGGACACAATACGTCTCATGGATTCATGAGTTCGATTTTGTGCGTGCGGTTGAGCTGTTGATCGCCGATGCGAGTCTTAGCGGCGTGGTGAATCTGACGGCGCCGAATCCTCTGCAGAATCGCGAATTTATGCGCGCACTGCGGGAGGCATGGGGGACCGGAGTGGGGCTGCCGGCGGCGTGGTGGATGATTGAAATCGGTACGCGGGCGATGCGGACGGAGTCGGAGCTGGTGCTGAAGAGCAGGCGCGTGGTGCCGGGCAGATTACTGGCGGCCGGGTTTCGGTTTGAGTTTGATGAGTGGCCTGCTGCGGCTCGCGAACTGGTTGCGCGGTGGCGCGAGAGCCGCGGCCGAATCAGTTCAAACGCTGCAGGCGGGCGATGA